The genomic interval ACGTCCCGAGGCCGGTGAGGCCGACGGGTCGGCTGTCAGCCATCGAACCACCGCCGGAGCCGGCGCGGGACGGCCTTCGCGAGCGTGCCGCCCATGCGGTCGCGGGCGGTACCGAGCAGTCCGTTCGGCACGTACAACACGAACAGCACGAACAGCAGGCCGACGTACAGCGCGGCGTGGCCGTTCAGGAACGTGTCGATGGCCTCGGCGACGGTGAGTCCGTTGTAGATCTCGGTCGCCAGCGTCGCGTCGCCGACGTTCGCGCGGAGGTACGGCAGCAGGCCGCCCCCGCCGCCCTCCTTCGAGAGGAACTCGCGGACGGTCGCGTCGAACAGTTCGCCGTACAACGGGCCGGCGAGCGTGCCGAAGCCGCCGATGATTGACACCAGCAGCGCGTCGCCGGCGACGAGGAAGTAGAAGCCGTTCTCGGGCGTCACCGACCGCCGGAACCCCACGAACAGCGCGCCGGCGATCCCGGCGAAGAAGCCCGAGGCGACGAACGCCCCGAGCTTGTACGCGTAGGTGTTGTAGCCGATCGCTCTGGCGCGCTCCTCGTTCTCGCGGATCGCGATCAGCGTCCGCCCGAACGGCGAGTGGACGAGCCGCTGGAGCGCGAGATAACAGACGAGCACGACGGCGCCGACCGCGTAGAACGACACCTCCGTCGGCGAGAGGGTGATGAACCCGAACAGCCC from Halobaculum halobium carries:
- a CDS encoding branched-chain amino acid ABC transporter permease; its protein translation is MYTLLVNSGLSAEVTAVLPRIETLVVVLFFALFAMSFDFISGYTGYLSFGHAAFYGTGAYLVALAANGKIPLLGPETPFMLLLVLAGVAAAALAVAIGSVSFRLSGVYFAMITLGFSQVLYVFVRDWDFVSSAPRDGVAVTGTLEGFRIGVPWVDGLSVAIGQLTGDSVEGLFGFITLSPTEVSFYAVGAVVLVCYLALQRLVHSPFGRTLIAIRENEERARAIGYNTYAYKLGAFVASGFFAGIAGALFVGFRRSVTPENGFYFLVAGDALLVSIIGGFGTLAGPLYGELFDATVREFLSKEGGGGGLLPYLRANVGDATLATEIYNGLTVAEAIDTFLNGHAALYVGLLFVLFVLYVPNGLLGTARDRMGGTLAKAVPRRLRRWFDG